The following coding sequences are from one Odocoileus virginianus isolate 20LAN1187 ecotype Illinois chromosome 7, Ovbor_1.2, whole genome shotgun sequence window:
- the UROS gene encoding uroporphyrinogen-III synthase isoform X3, whose amino-acid sequence MKVLLLKDPKEDDCGQDPYVRELGLYGLEATLIPVLSFEFLSLPSLSEKLSHPEGYGGLIFTSPRAVEAVERCLQKDAKAEVWKKSLKEKWNAKSVYVVGNATASLVNRIGLHTEGETCGNAEKLAEYICSRESSTLPLLFPCGTLRREILPTMLTDKGILLESITIYQTIPHPGIQGNLSSYYTQQGVPASITFFSPSGLTHSLKHIQELSGDSIGQIKGCATITLSFGNTLIS is encoded by the exons ATGAAGGTTCTTTTGCTGAAAGACCCCAAGGAGGACGACTGTGGCCAGGACCCCTACGTCAGG GAGCTGGGATTATATGGGCTCGAAGCCACTTTGATCCCTGTTTTATCGTTTGAGTTTCTATCTCTCCCCAGTCTGTCGGAGAAG CTGTCTCATCCCGAAGGTTACGGGGGACTCATTTTCACCAGCCCCAGAGCGGTGGAAGCCGTGGAGCGGTGTTTGCAGAAAGACGCTAAAGCCGAAG TCTGGAAAAAGTctctgaaagaaaaatggaacgcTAAGTCGGTGTATGTGGTGGGAAATGCTACTGCTTCTCTAG TGAATAGAATTGGCCTGCATACAGAAGGAGAGACCTGTGGAAATGCAGAAAAGCTTGCAGAATACATTTGCTCCA GGGAGTCCTCCACGCTGCCTCTTCTGTTTCCCTGCGGAACCCTCAGAAGAGAGATCCTGCCGACAATGCTCACGGACAAAG GGATCCTCTTGGAGAGCATAACCATCTACCAGACTATCCCGCACCCAGGGATCCAGGGGAACCTCAGCAGCTACTATACCCAGCAG GGTGTTCCCGCCAGCATCACGTTTTTCAGTCCCTCTGGCCTGACACACAGTCTCAAGCATATTCAAGAATTATCTGGTGACAGCATTGGCCAAATTAAG GGCTGTGCCACCATCACCCTCTCGTTCGGGAACACTTTAATATCATGA
- the UROS gene encoding uroporphyrinogen-III synthase isoform X4, whose translation MKVLLLKDPKEDDCGQDPYVRELGLYGLEATLIPVLSFEFLSLPSLSEKLSHPEGYGGLIFTSPRAVEAVERCLQKDAKAEVWKKSLKEKWNAKSVYVVGNATASLVNRIGLHTEGETCGNAEKLAEYICSRESSTLPLLFPCGTLRREILPTMLTDKGILLESITIYQTIPHPGIQGNLSSYYTQQGVPASITFFSPSGLTHSLKHIQELSGDSIGQIKNFHAKSKLP comes from the exons ATGAAGGTTCTTTTGCTGAAAGACCCCAAGGAGGACGACTGTGGCCAGGACCCCTACGTCAGG GAGCTGGGATTATATGGGCTCGAAGCCACTTTGATCCCTGTTTTATCGTTTGAGTTTCTATCTCTCCCCAGTCTGTCGGAGAAG CTGTCTCATCCCGAAGGTTACGGGGGACTCATTTTCACCAGCCCCAGAGCGGTGGAAGCCGTGGAGCGGTGTTTGCAGAAAGACGCTAAAGCCGAAG TCTGGAAAAAGTctctgaaagaaaaatggaacgcTAAGTCGGTGTATGTGGTGGGAAATGCTACTGCTTCTCTAG TGAATAGAATTGGCCTGCATACAGAAGGAGAGACCTGTGGAAATGCAGAAAAGCTTGCAGAATACATTTGCTCCA GGGAGTCCTCCACGCTGCCTCTTCTGTTTCCCTGCGGAACCCTCAGAAGAGAGATCCTGCCGACAATGCTCACGGACAAAG GGATCCTCTTGGAGAGCATAACCATCTACCAGACTATCCCGCACCCAGGGATCCAGGGGAACCTCAGCAGCTACTATACCCAGCAG GGTGTTCCCGCCAGCATCACGTTTTTCAGTCCCTCTGGCCTGACACACAGTCTCAAGCATATTCAAGAATTATCTGGTGACAGCATTGGCCAAATTAAG AATTTCCATGCGAAGTCAAAGCTCCCCTGA
- the UROS gene encoding uroporphyrinogen-III synthase isoform X2, with protein MGLFKFKLIEMKNQNVFPPSHGAQATAQPPLSAQGPTGTAWLPQGCPARCLAALSKLRELVTIQGPRAPRGQAGRTQHSSTRVRLWVLMNLQFPTRITFKQASILTGESSTLPLLFPCGTLRREILPTMLTDKGILLESITIYQTIPHPGIQGNLSSYYTQQGVPASITFFSPSGLTHSLKHIQELSGDSIGQIKFVAIGPTTAHALAAQGLPVSCTAESPTPRALAAGIRAALQPHAC; from the exons ATGggcctatttaaatttaaattaatcgaaatgaaaaatcaaaacgTGTTTCCCCCATCACATGGAGCACAGGCCACAGCTCAGCCACCCCTCTCGGCTCAGGGCCCCACAGGGACAGCCTGGCTGCCCCAGGGTTGCCCGGCGCGCTGTTTGGCAGCCTTGTCGAAGCTCCGGGAGCTTGTGACCATCCAGGGTCCCAGAGCTCCGAGGGGACAAGCGGGACGGACTCAGCACAGCTCGACCAGGGTTCGCCTGTGGGTCCTGATGAACCTTCAGTTCCCAACTAGAATAACATTCAAGCAAGCATCCATCCTGACTG GGGAGTCCTCCACGCTGCCTCTTCTGTTTCCCTGCGGAACCCTCAGAAGAGAGATCCTGCCGACAATGCTCACGGACAAAG GGATCCTCTTGGAGAGCATAACCATCTACCAGACTATCCCGCACCCAGGGATCCAGGGGAACCTCAGCAGCTACTATACCCAGCAG GGTGTTCCCGCCAGCATCACGTTTTTCAGTCCCTCTGGCCTGACACACAGTCTCAAGCATATTCAAGAATTATCTGGTGACAGCATTGGCCAAATTAAG TTCGTGGCCATTGGCCCCACCACGGCCCACGCCCTGGCTGCACAGGGCCTGCCCGTGAGCTGCACCGCCGAGAGCCCCACACCTCGCGCCCTGGCCGCCGGCATCAGGGCGGCACTCCAGCCCCATGCATGCTGA
- the UROS gene encoding uroporphyrinogen-III synthase isoform X1, with amino-acid sequence MKVLLLKDPKEDDCGQDPYVRELGLYGLEATLIPVLSFEFLSLPSLSEKLSHPEGYGGLIFTSPRAVEAVERCLQKDAKAEVWKKSLKEKWNAKSVYVVGNATASLVNRIGLHTEGETCGNAEKLAEYICSRESSTLPLLFPCGTLRREILPTMLTDKGILLESITIYQTIPHPGIQGNLSSYYTQQGVPASITFFSPSGLTHSLKHIQELSGDSIGQIKFVAIGPTTAHALAAQGLPVSCTAESPTPRALAAGIRAALQPHAC; translated from the exons ATGAAGGTTCTTTTGCTGAAAGACCCCAAGGAGGACGACTGTGGCCAGGACCCCTACGTCAGG GAGCTGGGATTATATGGGCTCGAAGCCACTTTGATCCCTGTTTTATCGTTTGAGTTTCTATCTCTCCCCAGTCTGTCGGAGAAG CTGTCTCATCCCGAAGGTTACGGGGGACTCATTTTCACCAGCCCCAGAGCGGTGGAAGCCGTGGAGCGGTGTTTGCAGAAAGACGCTAAAGCCGAAG TCTGGAAAAAGTctctgaaagaaaaatggaacgcTAAGTCGGTGTATGTGGTGGGAAATGCTACTGCTTCTCTAG TGAATAGAATTGGCCTGCATACAGAAGGAGAGACCTGTGGAAATGCAGAAAAGCTTGCAGAATACATTTGCTCCA GGGAGTCCTCCACGCTGCCTCTTCTGTTTCCCTGCGGAACCCTCAGAAGAGAGATCCTGCCGACAATGCTCACGGACAAAG GGATCCTCTTGGAGAGCATAACCATCTACCAGACTATCCCGCACCCAGGGATCCAGGGGAACCTCAGCAGCTACTATACCCAGCAG GGTGTTCCCGCCAGCATCACGTTTTTCAGTCCCTCTGGCCTGACACACAGTCTCAAGCATATTCAAGAATTATCTGGTGACAGCATTGGCCAAATTAAG TTCGTGGCCATTGGCCCCACCACGGCCCACGCCCTGGCTGCACAGGGCCTGCCCGTGAGCTGCACCGCCGAGAGCCCCACACCTCGCGCCCTGGCCGCCGGCATCAGGGCGGCACTCCAGCCCCATGCATGCTGA